From the genome of Candidatus Desulfarcum epimagneticum, one region includes:
- a CDS encoding HAMP domain protein has translation MGLIKKFNLIFGSIFLAGFLIIGFIFYAVEMGKAKYEAIMEAEVVLENAFAAWRYTAEEVEPLFREKICGSEDVFHPQAVPAYAANRMFKFIDEKHLEYTYREVAANPRNLDNLPTSWEVEILRHYVNHPEEKQMVYTREKKGEEYLYITYPIRITDEKCLKCHTDAETAPKNLVKKYGPVNGMNWKLGEVVGAHLVSVPMSIPKQKAVESLFTMFISLIALFAVMLVSINFMISRWLVRPLSRITRITENISLGKNAGEGLPEIHSREMKKLAQAIRRIDISLKKAMDKIKGKSKED, from the coding sequence ATGGGGCTTATTAAAAAGTTTAATTTGATATTCGGCTCTATTTTTTTAGCCGGGTTTCTGATCATCGGATTTATTTTTTACGCTGTGGAGATGGGCAAGGCCAAGTATGAGGCCATTATGGAGGCGGAGGTGGTGCTGGAAAACGCCTTCGCCGCCTGGCGCTACACCGCGGAAGAGGTGGAGCCTTTGTTCAGGGAAAAGATATGCGGGTCCGAAGACGTGTTTCATCCCCAGGCCGTCCCGGCTTACGCGGCGAACCGGATGTTTAAGTTCATTGATGAAAAACATCTGGAGTACACCTACCGGGAAGTGGCCGCAAACCCGAGGAATCTGGATAACCTGCCGACCTCGTGGGAAGTGGAGATTCTTCGGCATTATGTCAACCATCCCGAGGAAAAACAAATGGTTTATACCCGGGAAAAGAAGGGCGAAGAATATTTGTATATCACCTATCCCATTCGAATCACCGATGAAAAATGCCTGAAATGCCACACGGACGCGGAGACGGCCCCGAAAAACCTGGTGAAAAAATACGGCCCGGTGAACGGAATGAACTGGAAACTCGGGGAAGTGGTGGGGGCGCACCTGGTCTCCGTTCCCATGTCGATTCCCAAGCAAAAAGCCGTGGAAAGCCTTTTCACCATGTTTATATCCCTCATCGCCCTGTTCGCCGTGATGCTGGTCTCCATCAATTTCATGATTTCCAGATGGCTGGTCCGGCCCCTTTCAAGGATCACCCGGATCACGGAAAATATCAGCCTTGGGAAAAACGCGGGGGAAGGCCTGCCCGAAATTCACAGCCGGGAGATGAAAAAACTCGCCCAGGCCATCCGGCGAATCGACATCAGCCTGAAAAAGGCCATGGATAAAATCAAAGGGAAATCAAAAGAAGATTAA
- a CDS encoding hypothetical protein (Evidence 5 : Unknown function), with protein sequence MDTFNPHMKALRVKVFQDTEKNLTRADPMLLSGEWGLETDTGRLKIGDGVRRWRALPYKIDRTLTREMVEDMMMMKAYIEKIKREKNGAY encoded by the coding sequence ATGGACACATTCAATCCTCATATGAAAGCGTTGCGGGTCAAGGTTTTCCAGGACACGGAAAAAAATCTCACCCGGGCCGACCCCATGCTTCTGTCCGGAGAATGGGGCCTGGAAACGGACACGGGCCGGCTGAAGATAGGAGACGGCGTGAGAAGATGGCGGGCGCTGCCGTATAAAATAGACCGGACCCTCACCCGGGAGATGGTGGAGGATATGATGATGATGAAAGCATACATTGAAAAAATCAAGAGAGAAAAAAATGGGGCTTATTAA
- a CDS encoding hypothetical protein (Evidence 5 : Unknown function), which produces MNPLSKLKDMLMALKEKGAEEVVEGALELLAEPLGYKIIPSDDGDEPPENSKNKERRRNGD; this is translated from the coding sequence ATGAATCCCCTGTCAAAACTGAAAGACATGCTCATGGCCCTTAAGGAAAAAGGGGCGGAAGAGGTGGTGGAAGGAGCGCTGGAGCTTCTGGCGGAGCCGCTCGGATATAAAATAATCCCTTCTGACGACGGCGATGAGCCGCCTGAAAATTCTAAGAATAAGGAGCGGCGGCGAAACGGAGACTGA
- a CDS encoding hypothetical protein (Evidence 5 : Unknown function): protein MGDNRREKKISEMHHVFQEARKILGVSYLASHWKKSKRQIYAWGADPDHCEVRSINPLEKLKLMLIDVKEKGDEETIQATLRLLARPLGYDISPMSPPPDISREINKIDIFSRLFSNIAEVFYFTSKRLHKKKLDTDEKSELQAIIDRVKASITEIQIFIGKKK from the coding sequence ATGGGAGACAATCGCCGCGAAAAAAAAATTTCAGAAATGCATCATGTGTTTCAGGAGGCCCGAAAGATACTCGGTGTAAGCTATCTGGCCAGCCACTGGAAAAAAAGCAAACGGCAAATCTATGCCTGGGGGGCCGACCCCGATCACTGTGAAGTGCGCTCCATCAATCCCCTGGAAAAATTAAAGCTCATGCTCATCGATGTAAAAGAAAAAGGAGACGAAGAGACCATCCAGGCGACCCTGCGGCTTCTGGCAAGGCCGCTTGGGTACGACATATCCCCCATGAGCCCCCCTCCCGATATTTCCCGGGAAATAAATAAAATTGATATTTTCAGCCGGCTGTTCTCAAACATTGCGGAAGTGTTTTATTTCACCTCCAAACGTCTGCATAAAAAAAAACTGGATACCGACGAGAAATCAGAACTCCAAGCCATAATCGACAGAGTCAAGGCCAGCATCACGGAGATTCAAATTTTTATAGGTAAAAAAAAGTAA
- a CDS encoding Periplasmic serine endoprotease DegP-like, with protein MPHLNSTFRQTAMKWAMGAFASLLAPAFLAAAVWDRPAQAAPYNRETPVVAAVRKVGPAVVNISSKKSVERRPNPFSAFGADPFFDSFFKEFFESRRPRRYERTSLGSGVIIDGKRGYILTNAHVVANAGAITAALKDEREFEAQVVGADPDSDLSVLKISSKEPLPSIEMGDSNDIMPGETVIAIGNPFGFSHTVTTGVVSALNRSVKTQDRLYRDFIQTDASINPGNSGGPLLNINGELIGINTAIYAKAQGIGFAIPIGRARRIVEDLIQYGEVVPAWIGVRVQEMDERLRSYLKGGGQGLMVAGVERQSPAFKAGVRQGDILQSLNGRSVESKEDYEALARDLSPGDRVGLVLLRKNKKINARVKTALFPEERALDFARERLGIEIEDLGLANRLRRRISGVRITFVDPSSRLGRVGAEPGDVISRIDEIEIANVRDFKKAMVKYRTKKSMVVLLLRGGQGYYITLKM; from the coding sequence ATGCCCCATCTAAATTCGACATTCAGGCAAACGGCCATGAAGTGGGCCATGGGCGCTTTCGCGTCCCTTCTGGCCCCGGCCTTTCTGGCCGCCGCCGTTTGGGACCGCCCGGCCCAGGCCGCGCCTTATAACCGTGAGACTCCCGTGGTGGCCGCCGTCCGGAAGGTGGGCCCGGCGGTGGTGAACATCAGCTCCAAAAAAAGCGTGGAACGTCGCCCCAACCCCTTTTCCGCCTTCGGGGCCGACCCGTTTTTCGACTCCTTTTTTAAAGAATTCTTTGAATCCCGGCGCCCGAGGCGCTACGAAAGGACCAGTCTGGGCTCCGGGGTGATCATTGACGGAAAAAGGGGCTACATTCTCACCAACGCCCATGTGGTGGCCAACGCCGGCGCCATCACGGCGGCGCTCAAGGACGAGCGGGAGTTTGAGGCCCAGGTGGTGGGCGCCGACCCCGACTCCGACCTGTCGGTTTTAAAAATATCGTCCAAAGAGCCCCTTCCCTCCATCGAAATGGGAGACTCAAACGACATCATGCCCGGCGAGACCGTCATCGCCATCGGAAATCCCTTTGGCTTTTCCCACACGGTGACCACAGGCGTGGTCAGCGCCCTGAACCGAAGCGTCAAGACCCAGGACCGTCTGTACCGGGATTTCATCCAGACCGACGCCTCCATCAACCCCGGCAACAGCGGGGGGCCCCTTCTCAACATCAACGGTGAGCTGATCGGGATCAACACGGCCATATACGCCAAGGCCCAGGGCATCGGATTCGCCATCCCCATCGGCCGGGCCCGGCGCATTGTGGAGGATTTGATCCAATACGGGGAGGTGGTCCCGGCCTGGATCGGCGTCCGGGTCCAGGAGATGGACGAGCGCCTGAGATCATACCTGAAAGGGGGCGGCCAGGGCCTGATGGTGGCCGGGGTGGAGAGACAAAGCCCGGCGTTTAAAGCCGGGGTCCGCCAGGGGGACATTCTTCAGTCCTTAAACGGCCGAAGCGTTGAGTCAAAAGAAGACTACGAGGCCCTGGCCCGGGATCTTTCGCCCGGGGACCGGGTCGGGCTGGTCCTTTTAAGAAAAAACAAAAAAATCAACGCGCGGGTGAAAACCGCCCTGTTCCCTGAAGAGCGGGCGCTGGATTTCGCCCGGGAGCGTCTGGGAATCGAAATCGAGGACCTGGGGCTTGCAAACCGGCTTCGGCGCCGGATTTCCGGCGTGCGGATCACCTTTGTGGACCCGTCTTCCCGCCTGGGCCGCGTCGGCGCCGAGCCCGGTGATGTCATCTCCCGGATCGATGAAATTGAAATCGCCAATGTCCGGGACTTTAAAAAAGCCATGGTCAAATACCGGACCAAAAAATCCATGGTCGTCCTTTTGCTCAGGGGCGGCCAGGGCTATTACATCACGCTGAAGATGTGA
- a CDS encoding B12-binding domain-containing radical SAM protein: MKPKTMRDLLPFVEMPSRYLGSEVNIIKKDAGKVKLNFALAFPDLYEIGTSHFGIQILYTLLNRHRDIWAQRVFAPAMDMERRMRDSGAPLSALESGAPLKEFDILGFSLLYELNYTNMLGMLDLAGIPFYSAQRDGSFPMLIAGGPCMCDPEPVADFFDAVLIGDGEKAALEMADAWLLWKAGAGADKNRLLDMWSKIDGVYIPSFYTPVYDQNGFQTLLPADGSRKPPRVSRAVVPDLDAAPFPLSPIVPFGRPVHDRLRLEVMRGCCRGCRFCQAGMIYRPVRERSVGRLLDFSAKSLDATGYDELSLLSLSTGDFSRLTPLMEGLMRRHEKERVAVSLPSLRADALTPGLMELIKRVRKTGFTIAPEAGTQRMRDVINKNISEDEIVSTVRHAFSLGWQVIKLYFMVGLPGETDADVKGIADLARSLWRLKEVKSRGGRIHVSVAAFVPKPHTPFQWASQAGLEESREKIEWLKRHIRMPGTRVKWQNPQLSLLEGLWARGDRRLSKLLETAFEKGCRFDGWSDHFQFDLWMEAISETGIDADFFTQRQRDTGEPLPWDFIGGMPDKAFLKAEWARSLAGEKTPDCRGGECGGCGVCDFDAVKIREASQKTLSEDPLKPHGKTEPSGFRDGIFQTLAAVYSKTGKAKYFGHLEMAHIFLRALRRSGIPVRHSQGFHPKPKVSFEDSLPIHIESLDERFYIETSLKTRPEDVAAGLNETLPEGLEILDCFPVPGKKSAPAPGAHHYRVRLKTGEFRQRDLDAFLKADEWMVLKKNKKGKEKKIDLKKMARRVEMVSKKELKMTVALEGGQRPRPPVFLKEIFSLDDDDILAATIVKTGRE, from the coding sequence ATGAAACCAAAAACCATGCGCGACCTCCTCCCTTTTGTGGAGATGCCCAGCCGTTACTTGGGCTCTGAAGTCAATATCATAAAAAAAGACGCCGGCAAAGTAAAGTTAAATTTCGCCCTGGCCTTTCCCGATCTGTATGAGATCGGAACCTCCCATTTCGGGATCCAGATCCTTTACACCCTTTTAAATCGCCACCGGGACATCTGGGCCCAGAGGGTGTTCGCGCCGGCCATGGACATGGAGCGGCGCATGAGGGACTCCGGGGCTCCCCTGTCCGCCCTGGAGTCGGGGGCGCCTTTGAAAGAGTTCGATATTTTAGGTTTTTCCCTTCTTTACGAACTCAACTACACCAACATGCTGGGAATGCTGGATCTGGCCGGCATTCCCTTTTACTCCGCCCAAAGAGACGGCTCTTTTCCCATGCTTATCGCCGGGGGGCCGTGCATGTGCGATCCCGAGCCGGTGGCGGATTTTTTCGACGCCGTTTTAATCGGCGACGGAGAAAAGGCGGCCCTTGAGATGGCCGACGCCTGGCTTTTGTGGAAGGCGGGCGCCGGCGCGGACAAAAACCGCCTTCTGGACATGTGGTCGAAAATAGATGGGGTTTACATTCCGTCTTTTTACACGCCGGTGTATGATCAGAATGGGTTTCAGACCCTTTTGCCCGCCGACGGGTCCCGAAAACCCCCTCGGGTCAGCCGGGCCGTGGTCCCGGATCTCGATGCGGCGCCCTTTCCTCTTTCCCCCATCGTGCCCTTTGGCCGGCCCGTTCACGACCGCCTTCGCCTGGAGGTGATGCGGGGCTGCTGCCGGGGATGCCGGTTCTGCCAGGCGGGCATGATTTACCGGCCGGTCCGGGAACGATCGGTGGGCCGCCTGCTGGATTTTTCCGCAAAATCCCTGGACGCCACCGGCTACGACGAGCTGTCCCTTCTGTCTTTGAGCACAGGGGATTTCTCCCGCCTGACGCCTCTGATGGAAGGGCTCATGAGACGCCATGAAAAGGAGCGCGTGGCCGTGTCTCTTCCCTCGCTTCGGGCCGACGCCCTGACCCCGGGGCTCATGGAGCTGATCAAACGGGTGAGAAAAACCGGGTTCACCATCGCGCCGGAGGCCGGGACTCAGCGGATGCGCGATGTCATCAACAAAAACATATCCGAAGACGAGATCGTCTCCACCGTTCGCCACGCCTTTTCCCTGGGCTGGCAGGTCATCAAACTGTATTTTATGGTCGGGCTTCCCGGGGAGACCGACGCCGATGTGAAAGGCATCGCGGATTTGGCCCGGAGCCTGTGGCGTTTGAAGGAGGTGAAATCCCGGGGAGGGCGGATCCATGTGAGCGTGGCCGCCTTTGTGCCCAAGCCCCACACCCCGTTCCAGTGGGCCTCCCAGGCCGGGCTGGAGGAGTCCCGGGAAAAAATCGAGTGGCTCAAACGGCATATCAGAATGCCGGGGACCCGGGTCAAATGGCAAAATCCCCAGCTGAGCCTTCTGGAGGGGCTTTGGGCCCGGGGAGACCGGAGGCTTTCCAAACTCCTTGAAACGGCCTTTGAAAAGGGATGCCGGTTTGACGGGTGGAGCGACCATTTTCAATTTGATCTTTGGATGGAGGCCATTTCAGAGACAGGGATCGACGCGGATTTTTTCACCCAGAGACAAAGAGACACCGGCGAGCCCCTTCCCTGGGATTTCATCGGCGGCATGCCGGACAAGGCATTTTTAAAGGCGGAGTGGGCCCGTTCCCTGGCCGGGGAAAAGACCCCGGACTGCCGGGGAGGGGAGTGCGGCGGTTGCGGGGTCTGCGATTTTGACGCCGTGAAAATCAGGGAGGCGTCGCAAAAAACCCTTTCCGAAGACCCGCTGAAACCCCATGGGAAAACCGAGCCGTCCGGTTTTCGGGACGGCATTTTCCAAACCCTGGCCGCGGTTTACTCCAAAACCGGCAAGGCGAAATATTTCGGGCATCTTGAGATGGCCCATATTTTTTTGCGGGCGCTGAGGCGATCCGGGATTCCCGTCAGGCATTCCCAGGGGTTTCACCCCAAGCCCAAAGTGTCCTTTGAGGACAGCCTGCCCATCCATATTGAAAGCCTGGACGAACGGTTTTATATCGAAACGTCCCTTAAAACCCGGCCCGAAGACGTGGCGGCCGGTTTAAATGAGACCCTGCCCGAGGGCCTTGAGATCCTGGACTGCTTCCCGGTTCCCGGGAAAAAAAGCGCCCCGGCGCCCGGCGCCCATCATTACCGGGTCCGGTTAAAGACAGGGGAGTTTCGCCAAAGGGATCTGGACGCGTTTTTAAAGGCCGATGAGTGGATGGTCTTAAAGAAAAACAAGAAGGGAAAGGAAAAAAAGATCGATCTTAAAAAGATGGCGCGGCGTGTTGAGATGGTTTCAAAAAAAGAATTAAAAATGACTGTGGCCCTGGAAGGGGGACAACGGCCAAGGCCCCCGGTGTTTTTGAAAGAAATATTTTCCCTGGATGACGATGACATCCTGGCCGCGACCATCGTGAAAACAGGTCGGGAATAA
- a CDS encoding conserved hypothetical protein (Evidence 4 : Unknown function but conserved in other organisms), protein MEKQITFLSGPLEISGLFEKRPGDQAVIVTHPHPLYGGEMRNPVVEAARDAFYENGRGTLRFNFRGVGASQGTYDEGKGEQNDVRAAQDCLLSAGFTHITAAGYSFGAWVNAMAASNGASFSDMIMISPPVAMMDFDGVSSLPGLGLVISGSEDEIAPPGLIRDMLERWNSPAELKIIEGADHFYSGRMRDLERAVSKYLAAP, encoded by the coding sequence ATGGAAAAACAAATCACATTCCTGTCCGGCCCCCTTGAGATATCCGGGCTTTTCGAAAAACGCCCCGGGGACCAAGCCGTCATCGTGACCCATCCCCACCCCCTTTACGGCGGGGAGATGCGCAACCCGGTCGTAGAGGCCGCCCGCGACGCCTTTTATGAAAACGGCCGCGGGACCTTGAGATTCAATTTCAGGGGGGTGGGCGCCAGCCAGGGGACTTATGACGAAGGAAAGGGAGAGCAAAACGATGTCCGGGCGGCCCAGGACTGTCTTTTAAGCGCCGGATTCACCCATATCACGGCGGCCGGGTATTCCTTCGGCGCCTGGGTCAACGCCATGGCGGCCTCAAACGGCGCCTCTTTCTCTGATATGATCATGATATCGCCCCCGGTCGCCATGATGGACTTTGACGGCGTTTCCTCCCTGCCCGGCCTGGGCCTCGTGATCTCCGGAAGCGAGGACGAAATCGCCCCTCCCGGTCTGATCCGCGACATGCTTGAGAGATGGAACAGCCCGGCCGAGCTGAAAATCATCGAAGGGGCCGACCATTTTTATTCCGGGCGAATGCGGGACCTGGAGCGCGCGGTGTCAAAATACCTGGCGGCCCCGTAA
- a CDS encoding conserved hypothetical protein (Evidence 4 : Unknown function but conserved in other organisms) yields the protein MPRSPDPLDLCLLKMKEKGLPASARESFAFYHRQASRGETGLIPERDISPVPPHEITRAEDLKGFRDSGRRAVKKSAAIILNGGIGTGMGLSCPKSLVPVKDGRSFLEIIIARAQKDPARLVLMNSFRTHEQTRRALARMNPPTPPGMFVQRQFPKILAENHQPARWQADPEMEWNPPGHGDLYMALYSSGMLESLLKQGVAYAFVSNADNVGASLDPDLLGYFAEKSLPFMMEAAERTRRDSKGGHIARDTNGALILRESSQVPEQDRIWFSDIKRHRFFNTNNLWINLEFLREFIQKNKMIRLPLILNPKPVCPKDPDSPPVHQIETAAGSAISLFEGARALRVPRSRFRPVKTCGDLLALRSDRFFFKKNGLVPSPGAQNSPIEINLDPRHYGNLDSFEKRFSKGVPSLAACRSLEVEGDVFFEKGVTLKGHVAIRNRSGKPAAVRGVVADREIVFD from the coding sequence ATGCCGCGCTCCCCGGACCCCCTGGATCTATGTCTTTTAAAAATGAAGGAAAAGGGCCTTCCGGCCTCGGCCCGGGAGTCCTTCGCCTTTTACCACCGGCAGGCTTCCCGGGGAGAGACCGGGCTCATCCCGGAAAGGGACATCTCCCCTGTCCCGCCCCATGAGATCACGCGCGCCGAAGACCTCAAAGGCTTCCGGGACTCGGGAAGGCGGGCCGTCAAAAAATCCGCGGCCATCATATTAAACGGGGGCATTGGGACCGGCATGGGGCTTTCCTGCCCCAAATCCCTGGTCCCGGTGAAAGACGGCCGCTCCTTTCTTGAAATCATCATCGCCCGGGCCCAAAAAGACCCGGCCCGGCTGGTTCTCATGAACAGCTTCCGCACCCATGAGCAGACCCGGCGGGCCCTGGCCCGGATGAATCCCCCGACTCCCCCGGGAATGTTTGTCCAGCGCCAATTCCCCAAAATCCTCGCCGAAAACCACCAACCGGCCCGGTGGCAGGCGGATCCGGAGATGGAATGGAACCCCCCGGGGCACGGCGACCTTTACATGGCCCTTTATTCGTCGGGCATGCTGGAATCTTTGCTTAAACAGGGAGTCGCCTACGCCTTTGTCTCCAACGCCGACAACGTGGGGGCCTCCCTGGACCCCGACCTGCTGGGCTATTTCGCCGAAAAAAGCCTGCCGTTTATGATGGAGGCGGCCGAAAGAACCCGGCGGGATTCCAAGGGCGGGCATATCGCCCGGGATACAAACGGGGCGCTGATCCTCCGGGAATCGTCCCAGGTCCCGGAACAGGACCGAATCTGGTTTTCCGATATCAAGCGGCACCGGTTTTTTAACACCAACAACCTGTGGATCAACCTGGAATTTTTGCGGGAATTCATTCAAAAAAACAAAATGATCCGCCTTCCCCTGATTTTAAATCCCAAACCGGTCTGCCCAAAGGATCCTGACAGCCCGCCGGTCCACCAGATCGAAACAGCCGCGGGTTCGGCCATCTCCCTTTTTGAGGGGGCCCGGGCGCTGCGTGTTCCCCGGTCCCGTTTCCGCCCGGTGAAAACATGCGGGGATCTGCTGGCGCTTCGCTCGGACCGGTTTTTTTTCAAAAAAAACGGTCTGGTTCCCAGTCCCGGGGCCCAAAACAGCCCCATCGAGATCAATCTGGACCCCAGGCATTACGGAAACCTGGATTCCTTTGAAAAACGCTTCTCCAAAGGGGTCCCCTCCCTGGCGGCATGCCGGTCCCTGGAAGTCGAAGGGGACGTTTTTTTTGAAAAAGGCGTGACCCTCAAGGGCCATGTGGCCATTCGAAACCGATCTGGAAAACCCGCGGCCGTCCGGGGCGTCGTGGCGGACCGGGAGATCGTGTTTGACTGA
- the ilvK gene encoding Branched-chain-amino-acid aminotransferase 2 produces MEFKITKADPLKPKPDESTLGFGELFTDHMFIMDYTPEAGWHDARIEPYRPMDMDPAAMILHYGQGVFEGLKAYRTESGAIQLFRPKDNMRRMNRSCRIMCMAEFDEGLAMDALKQLLAVERDWVPSAPGTSLYIRPTMIATDPFLGVRASGSYRFFIILSPVGAYYAEGFNPINIWVTRNHVRASKGGVGEAKTPGNYAASLYAAKEANEKGYSQVMWLDGAERKYIEEVGAMNIFFVLDGELVTPELSGSILHGVTRDSVIALAKKWGVKVSERKISIDEIDQAHDEGKLNEIFGSGTAAVISPVGKIGFGEKELLVGDGKVGPFARKMYDAIQDIQYGKAEDPMGWIEPV; encoded by the coding sequence ATGGAATTCAAAATCACAAAAGCCGACCCATTGAAACCCAAGCCGGACGAAAGCACGCTCGGCTTCGGCGAACTGTTCACGGACCATATGTTCATCATGGATTATACCCCGGAGGCGGGATGGCATGACGCGCGCATTGAGCCCTATCGCCCCATGGACATGGACCCGGCGGCCATGATTCTCCATTACGGCCAGGGGGTCTTTGAGGGGCTCAAAGCCTACCGGACCGAATCCGGCGCCATTCAGCTTTTCCGGCCAAAAGACAACATGAGGCGCATGAACCGCTCCTGCCGGATCATGTGCATGGCCGAATTCGACGAAGGCCTCGCCATGGACGCGCTCAAACAGCTTCTGGCTGTGGAGCGGGACTGGGTTCCGTCGGCGCCGGGAACCTCCCTTTATATCCGGCCCACCATGATCGCCACCGACCCCTTCCTGGGGGTCCGGGCCTCCGGGTCCTACCGGTTCTTTATCATTCTTTCCCCGGTGGGCGCCTATTACGCCGAAGGGTTCAACCCCATCAACATCTGGGTCACCCGAAACCATGTGCGGGCCTCCAAGGGAGGCGTGGGAGAGGCCAAGACGCCCGGCAACTACGCGGCCAGCCTGTACGCCGCCAAGGAGGCCAACGAAAAGGGATATTCCCAGGTCATGTGGCTGGACGGCGCCGAGAGAAAATACATTGAGGAGGTGGGCGCCATGAATATCTTTTTCGTGCTGGACGGCGAGCTGGTCACCCCCGAACTGAGCGGAAGCATCCTTCACGGCGTCACCCGGGACTCGGTCATCGCCCTGGCCAAAAAATGGGGCGTTAAGGTGTCGGAAAGAAAAATCAGCATCGATGAAATAGACCAGGCCCATGACGAGGGGAAACTCAACGAGATCTTCGGATCGGGAACCGCGGCGGTCATCTCCCCGGTGGGCAAAATCGGCTTCGGAGAAAAAGAGCTGCTGGTGGGGGATGGAAAAGTGGGCCCCTTTGCCCGGAAAATGTATGACGCCATTCAGGACATCCAGTACGGCAAGGCCGAAGACCCCATGGGATGGATTGAGCCGGTTTAA
- a CDS encoding exported hypothetical protein (Evidence 5 : Unknown function) → MKWIKAVWLPALAVFWAAAAFGAQKGPAETSAAPLVREYIEISGAGETLRSFSGQLDDMFERKRRVSQNREETDEIAKLFEGLFTQKKLTDEMSRHLLETVNQKDLEFFLKWLKGPLAQKALEGKRKALDKGALPPLSPGRLSLLKDLEKALGEVDFAVGAASEIFRGMMSAFNSGLPEKRRASRAEIDLRVENLRSMLRENMERGVMDEMARRLRNMTDQELLEYTVFYKSDIGKKETRARLGGISHVLKKGFADMEKRMVVYLNEPRSRERDGGQKKN, encoded by the coding sequence ATGAAATGGATCAAAGCCGTCTGGCTGCCGGCGCTGGCGGTTTTCTGGGCCGCGGCGGCGTTTGGGGCGCAAAAGGGACCGGCCGAAACCTCGGCGGCGCCCCTTGTGAGGGAATACATTGAAATCTCCGGGGCCGGCGAGACGCTGAGGTCGTTTTCCGGCCAGCTTGATGATATGTTTGAACGCAAAAGGCGGGTCTCCCAAAACCGGGAAGAAACAGATGAGATCGCAAAACTGTTCGAGGGCCTGTTCACACAAAAGAAGCTGACGGACGAGATGTCCCGTCATCTTCTGGAGACTGTGAATCAAAAGGACCTGGAGTTTTTTTTAAAATGGCTCAAAGGCCCCCTGGCTCAAAAAGCCCTGGAGGGAAAAAGAAAGGCCCTGGACAAAGGGGCGCTTCCTCCCCTTTCCCCGGGTCGTCTTTCCCTCCTCAAGGATCTGGAAAAGGCCCTTGGAGAGGTGGATTTCGCTGTGGGGGCCGCCTCTGAGATATTCAGGGGCATGATGTCGGCGTTCAACAGCGGCCTTCCGGAAAAACGCCGGGCGTCCCGGGCCGAAATCGACCTTCGCGTGGAAAACCTTCGGTCCATGCTCAGGGAAAACATGGAGCGCGGCGTCATGGACGAGATGGCCCGCCGGCTCCGGAACATGACGGACCAGGAGCTTTTGGAATACACGGTGTTTTACAAAAGCGACATTGGAAAAAAAGAGACCCGGGCCCGGCTGGGCGGGATTTCCCATGTCCTGAAAAAAGGCTTCGCGGATATGGAGAAAAGAATGGTCGTCTATTTGAATGAGCCCCGAAGCCGGGAGCGGGACGGCGGCCAAAAAAAGAATTGA